A section of the Rhizobium sp. Pop5 genome encodes:
- the coaA gene encoding type I pantothenate kinase: MSIATEIIGVPETLDHFQSESYSPYHFFSSAQWAKFRADTPLTLTSDEVNRLRSMGDPIDLNEVRRIYLSLSRLLSSHVESSQMLFEQRNRFLSLSDVTKTPFVIGIAGSVAVGKSTTARVLKELLGRWPSSPKVDLITTDGFLHPNAVLQREKLMQRKGFPESYDTAAILRFLSAIKAGRPDVKAPCYSHLVYDVLPDEYKIVDRPDILIFEGINVLQSRDLPADGKIVPMVSDFFDFSIYIDAAENQIHNWYVTRFMRLRETAFRDPNSYFHRYASITDAEALEIAEDLWTNINLKNLRQNILPTRPRADLILKKGKDHLIEQVALRKL, encoded by the coding sequence ATGAGTATCGCGACTGAGATTATCGGGGTGCCGGAAACGTTGGATCACTTCCAGTCGGAATCCTATTCGCCCTACCATTTCTTCTCCTCCGCACAATGGGCGAAATTCCGAGCCGACACGCCGCTGACGTTGACCAGCGACGAGGTCAACCGACTGCGCTCGATGGGCGACCCGATCGATCTCAACGAAGTCAGGCGCATCTATCTCTCGCTGTCGCGCCTGCTTTCGTCGCATGTCGAATCCTCGCAGATGCTCTTCGAGCAGCGCAACCGCTTCCTCAGCCTGTCCGATGTGACGAAGACCCCCTTCGTCATCGGCATTGCCGGCTCGGTCGCGGTGGGAAAATCGACCACGGCGCGTGTCCTGAAGGAGCTTCTCGGGCGCTGGCCTTCCAGCCCGAAGGTCGACCTCATCACGACGGATGGTTTCCTTCATCCGAACGCCGTGCTGCAGCGGGAAAAGCTGATGCAGCGCAAGGGTTTTCCCGAAAGCTACGATACGGCTGCGATCCTGCGCTTCCTTTCGGCAATCAAGGCGGGGCGGCCGGATGTGAAGGCGCCCTGCTATTCGCATCTCGTCTACGACGTGCTGCCGGATGAATACAAAATCGTTGACCGGCCCGACATCCTGATCTTCGAGGGCATCAATGTCCTGCAATCGCGCGACCTGCCGGCCGACGGCAAGATCGTGCCGATGGTGTCCGATTTCTTCGACTTCTCGATCTATATCGATGCGGCGGAAAACCAAATTCATAACTGGTACGTCACGCGCTTCATGCGACTGCGGGAGACCGCCTTCCGCGATCCGAACTCCTATTTCCATCGTTACGCCTCGATCACCGATGCGGAGGCGCTTGAAATCGCCGAGGATCTCTGGACGAACATCAACCTGAAGAACCTGCGCCAGAATATCCTGCCAACGCGGCCGCGCGCCGATCTGATCCTGAAAAAGGGGAAGGATCATCTGATCGAGCAGGTCGCGCTCAGAAAACTATAG
- a CDS encoding alpha-ketoglutarate-dependent dioxygenase AlkB has translation MPELLNGIRHLPGYLDRARQEELVEVIRAVVAEAPLYVPVMPGTGKPMSVRMTNCGPLGWVTDKERGYRYQPTHPASGRPWPDMPQQLLDIWNDVSGYDSPPEACLVNFYSDDARMGLHQDKDEQDLQAPVVSISLGNSCLFRVGGLNRNDRTLSFKLSSGDLVVLGGEGRLCFHGVDRIHPATSTLLKNGGRINLTLRRVRR, from the coding sequence ATGCCCGAACTCTTGAACGGCATCCGCCATCTGCCCGGCTATCTCGACCGGGCGCGTCAGGAAGAATTGGTCGAGGTGATCCGCGCCGTCGTCGCCGAGGCGCCGCTTTATGTGCCCGTCATGCCCGGCACCGGCAAGCCGATGTCGGTTCGGATGACCAATTGCGGGCCGCTCGGCTGGGTCACGGACAAGGAGCGCGGCTATCGCTATCAGCCGACTCATCCGGCGAGCGGCAGGCCGTGGCCCGATATGCCTCAGCAGCTGCTCGATATCTGGAATGATGTGTCGGGCTACGACAGTCCGCCCGAGGCTTGCCTCGTCAACTTCTATTCCGACGATGCCCGCATGGGGCTGCATCAAGATAAGGACGAGCAGGATCTGCAGGCGCCCGTGGTCTCGATCTCGCTTGGCAACAGCTGCCTCTTTCGCGTCGGTGGCCTCAATCGTAATGATCGCACGCTATCTTTCAAGCTTTCGAGCGGTGATCTGGTGGTCCTGGGCGGCGAGGGGAGGCTTTGTTTTCATGGCGTCGACCGCATTCATCCGGCGACATCGACGCTACTGAAGAATGGCGGCCGCATCAATCTGACGCTGCGACGCGTCCGCCGATGA
- a CDS encoding phosphoenolpyruvate carboxykinase — MEKFGVHNPAMELKTVGLSGAASVRYNFSAAALYEESIRRGEAELTAQGALRAITGQHTGRSPRDKFVVRDANTDGEIWWDNNKPLSPEHFAILREDMLAHAAGKDLFVQDLVGGAEQGHALPTRVVTEFAWHSLFIRNLLIRPDAAALPTFVPKLTIIDLPSFKADPARHGCRSETVIACDLTNGLVLIGGTSYAGEMKKSVFTVLNYLLPAKGVMPMHCSANVGPDGDSAIFFGLSGTGKTTLSADPARTLIGDDEHGWSENGIFNFEGGCYAKTIRLSAEAEPEIYATTQRFGTVLENVVLNERREPNFDDGSLTENTRCAYPMDFIPNASETGRAGHPKTIIMLTADAFGVMPPIARLTPDQAMYHFLSGYTAKVAGTEKGVVEPEATFSTCFGAPFMPRHPAEYGNLLKDLIGRHGVECWLVNTGWTGGAYGTGKRMPIKATRALLAAALSGELGQVEFRADPNFGFAVPVSVNGVDGGILDPRSTWADKAAYDAQAEKLVSMFIANFAKFEGHVDGGVRDAAPGVKVAAE; from the coding sequence ATGGAAAAGTTCGGAGTTCATAACCCGGCAATGGAGCTGAAAACGGTTGGATTGAGCGGCGCAGCCAGCGTTCGCTATAACTTTTCCGCCGCAGCACTCTATGAGGAATCGATCCGCCGGGGTGAAGCCGAACTGACCGCTCAGGGCGCGCTGAGGGCCATCACCGGCCAGCACACCGGCCGTTCGCCGCGCGACAAGTTCGTCGTTCGCGACGCCAATACAGATGGTGAAATCTGGTGGGACAACAACAAGCCGCTCTCGCCGGAGCATTTTGCCATACTGCGCGAAGACATGCTGGCGCATGCCGCCGGCAAAGACCTTTTCGTTCAGGATCTTGTCGGCGGCGCCGAGCAAGGCCACGCCTTGCCGACGCGCGTCGTGACCGAGTTCGCCTGGCATTCGCTGTTCATCCGCAACTTGCTGATCCGTCCCGATGCCGCAGCACTGCCCACTTTCGTGCCGAAGCTGACGATCATCGATCTGCCGAGCTTCAAGGCCGATCCGGCACGCCACGGCTGCCGGTCGGAAACGGTGATCGCCTGCGACCTCACCAACGGCCTCGTCCTCATCGGCGGCACCTCCTATGCCGGCGAGATGAAGAAGTCTGTTTTCACCGTGCTCAACTACCTGCTGCCGGCCAAGGGCGTGATGCCGATGCACTGCTCGGCCAATGTCGGCCCGGATGGCGATTCGGCGATCTTCTTCGGCCTTTCCGGCACGGGCAAGACGACGCTTTCGGCCGATCCGGCGCGCACCCTGATCGGCGATGACGAACACGGCTGGAGCGAAAACGGCATCTTCAATTTCGAAGGCGGCTGCTACGCCAAGACCATCCGTCTCTCGGCCGAAGCCGAGCCGGAAATCTACGCCACGACGCAGCGTTTCGGCACCGTGCTCGAAAACGTCGTGCTGAACGAACGCCGCGAGCCGAATTTCGACGACGGATCGCTGACCGAGAACACGCGCTGCGCCTATCCGATGGATTTCATCCCGAATGCCTCGGAAACCGGCCGGGCAGGCCATCCGAAGACGATCATCATGCTGACCGCCGATGCTTTCGGCGTCATGCCGCCGATCGCGCGTCTGACGCCCGATCAGGCGATGTATCACTTCCTCTCCGGCTACACCGCCAAGGTGGCCGGCACTGAAAAGGGTGTCGTCGAGCCGGAAGCGACCTTCTCCACCTGCTTCGGCGCGCCCTTCATGCCGCGCCACCCGGCCGAATACGGCAATCTGCTCAAGGATCTGATCGGCCGCCACGGCGTCGAATGCTGGCTCGTCAATACCGGCTGGACCGGCGGCGCCTACGGCACCGGAAAGCGCATGCCGATCAAGGCGACGCGCGCCCTTCTGGCCGCTGCTCTCAGCGGCGAACTCGGCCAGGTCGAATTCCGTGCGGATCCGAATTTCGGTTTCGCCGTGCCGGTTTCCGTCAATGGCGTGGACGGCGGCATTCTCGATCCGCGCTCGACCTGGGCCGATAAGGCAGCCTATGACGCGCAGGCGGAAAAGCTGGTCTCGATGTTCATCGCCAACTTCGCCAAGTTCGAGGGTCACGTCGATGGCGGCGTGCGCGATGCGGCTCCCGGCGTGAAAGTCGCAGCCGAATAA
- the hisF gene encoding imidazole glycerol phosphate synthase subunit HisF — MTLKARVIPCLDVKDGRVVKGVNFLNLVDAGDPVEAAKAYDAAGADELCFLDITASSDNRETIFDVVSRTADQCFMPLTVGGGVRTIADIRKLLLCGADKVSINSAAVSNPDFVTEAADKFGDQCIVVSIDAKRRRTQAVGGDNLSAWEIYTHGGRNATGIDAIEFAQKMVAHGAGELLVTSMDRDGTKVGYDLELTRAIADAVRVPVIASGGVGDLDDLVAGVKEGHANAVLAASIFHFGTYSVGEAKRYMSKCGIDMRLD, encoded by the coding sequence ATGACCCTCAAAGCCCGCGTGATCCCCTGCCTCGACGTCAAGGACGGCCGCGTCGTCAAGGGCGTCAACTTCCTCAATCTCGTCGATGCAGGCGATCCTGTCGAAGCGGCGAAGGCCTATGATGCCGCCGGCGCCGACGAACTCTGCTTCCTCGACATCACCGCCTCGTCAGACAATCGCGAGACGATCTTCGATGTCGTGTCGCGTACCGCGGACCAATGCTTCATGCCGCTGACAGTCGGCGGCGGGGTCAGAACCATCGCCGATATCCGCAAGCTCCTGCTTTGCGGCGCCGACAAGGTCTCCATCAATTCGGCGGCCGTCAGCAATCCCGATTTCGTCACCGAGGCGGCCGACAAGTTCGGCGACCAGTGCATCGTCGTCTCGATCGACGCCAAGCGCAGACGCACGCAGGCGGTCGGCGGAGACAATCTCAGCGCCTGGGAAATCTATACGCATGGCGGCCGCAACGCGACCGGCATCGATGCCATCGAATTCGCTCAGAAGATGGTGGCCCACGGCGCCGGCGAATTGTTGGTCACGTCGATGGACCGTGACGGCACCAAGGTCGGCTACGATCTGGAGCTGACGCGGGCAATCGCCGATGCGGTGCGGGTGCCGGTCATCGCTTCCGGCGGCGTCGGCGATCTCGACGATCTCGTCGCCGGGGTGAAGGAAGGCCACGCCAATGCCGTGCTTGCCGCCTCGATCTTCCATTTCGGGACCTATTCCGTCGGCGAGGCAAAACGCTATATGTCGAAGTGCGGCATCGACATGCGTCTCGACTGA
- a CDS encoding phosphoribosyl-ATP diphosphatase, translated as MSGFSLSDLENIVAERSKASPDESWTAKLVAAGQPKAAKKLGEEAIEAVMAAVTGDRDNLTYEAADMLYHLLVVLKIAEIPVENVMAELERRTAQSGLKEKASRQSS; from the coding sequence ATGAGCGGATTTTCCCTTTCCGATCTCGAAAACATCGTCGCAGAGCGGTCGAAAGCCTCACCGGACGAGTCCTGGACGGCCAAGCTCGTCGCCGCCGGCCAGCCGAAGGCGGCGAAGAAGCTCGGCGAAGAAGCGATCGAAGCGGTGATGGCGGCGGTGACCGGAGACCGCGACAATCTGACCTATGAAGCCGCCGATATGCTCTATCATCTCTTGGTCGTATTGAAGATTGCTGAAATACCGGTAGAGAATGTCATGGCCGAACTCGAGCGCAGAACCGCGCAGTCCGGCCTCAAGGAAAAGGCCAGCCGGCAGAGTTCATGA
- the arfB gene encoding alternative ribosome rescue aminoacyl-tRNA hydrolase ArfB, with product MASDALYIDDRITIAGWELTEQFVLAGGPGGQNVNKVSTAVQLFFNIPNSPSLNERVKANAVKLAGRRMSKEGVLMIEASRFRSQDRNREDARERLKELILEAAKPPPPPRKKTKPTKGSVERRLKEKSGRSEVKKMRGRPGGGE from the coding sequence ATGGCCAGCGACGCGCTCTACATCGATGACAGAATCACCATCGCAGGATGGGAGCTGACCGAGCAGTTCGTTCTGGCGGGCGGCCCCGGCGGACAGAATGTCAACAAGGTCTCGACCGCGGTTCAGCTGTTCTTCAACATTCCGAATTCGCCCTCGCTCAATGAACGCGTCAAGGCCAATGCGGTCAAGCTCGCCGGCCGGCGCATGTCGAAAGAGGGCGTGCTGATGATCGAGGCGAGCCGCTTTCGCAGCCAGGACCGTAACCGCGAGGATGCGCGCGAGCGGCTGAAGGAATTGATCCTGGAAGCCGCCAAGCCACCACCGCCGCCGCGCAAGAAGACCAAGCCGACCAAGGGCTCCGTCGAACGCCGGCTGAAGGAAAAATCCGGCCGCTCCGAAGTCAAGAAAATGCGCGGCCGCCCCGGCGGCGGCGAATGA
- a CDS encoding sensor histidine kinase, protein MAQLVQERDLDDAEGVSSPLARGRRWSHPFTLIRRIFGNAVFSSLTRRIVFFNLAALVVLVGGILYLNQFREGLIDARAESLLTQGEIIAGAVSASASVDTNSITIDPQKLLELQAGQSITPVPNDEDLEFPIDPEKVAPVLRRLISPTRTRARIFDADANLLLDSRHLYSRGQVLRFDLPPVEEEKQTWSDWFATLFNKALQPGNLPLYKEAPGGDGSIYPEVMNALTGVRGAVVRTTEKGELIVSVAVPIQRFRAVLGVLLLSTQAGDIDNIVHAERLAIMRVFGVATLVNVLLSLVLSSTIANPLRRLSAAAIRVRRGAKTREQIPDFSARQDEIGNLSIALREMTTALYDRIDAIESFAADVSHELKNPLTSLRSAVETLPLAKSEDSKKRLLDVIQHDVRRLDRLISDISDASRLDAELARVDAASIDMEVLLRDLIDVSRQIRGSKKQVEIEYSIERKPNVKTRFIVNGHDLRIGQIVTNLIENARSFVPEKGGKITVRLVRTRSRCVTYIEDNGPGIQAENIDRIFERFYTDRPESEGFGQNSGLGLSISRQIAEAHGGSLRAENIADAESGHVRGARFILALPLDAAA, encoded by the coding sequence TTGGCACAATTGGTGCAGGAAAGGGATTTGGACGATGCGGAGGGCGTGAGCAGCCCTCTCGCTCGAGGGCGCCGTTGGTCACATCCCTTCACGCTGATCCGCCGCATCTTCGGCAATGCCGTCTTTTCGAGCCTGACGCGGCGCATCGTCTTTTTCAATCTCGCTGCGCTGGTGGTGCTCGTCGGCGGTATTCTCTACCTCAACCAGTTTCGCGAGGGGCTGATCGATGCCCGCGCCGAAAGTCTTCTGACGCAAGGTGAGATCATCGCCGGCGCGGTTTCGGCCTCTGCGTCTGTAGACACGAACTCGATCACCATCGATCCCCAAAAGCTGCTTGAGCTGCAGGCCGGCCAGAGCATCACCCCGGTCCCGAACGACGAGGATCTCGAATTCCCGATCGATCCCGAGAAGGTCGCCCCGGTGCTGCGCCGGCTGATCTCTCCGACACGCACGCGCGCCCGCATCTTCGATGCCGACGCCAATCTGCTGCTCGATTCGCGCCATCTCTATTCGCGCGGCCAAGTGCTGCGCTTCGACCTGCCGCCGGTCGAGGAGGAAAAGCAGACCTGGAGCGATTGGTTCGCGACGCTGTTCAACAAGGCACTGCAGCCCGGCAACCTGCCGCTCTATAAGGAAGCGCCGGGCGGCGACGGCTCGATCTATCCCGAAGTCATGAACGCGCTGACCGGCGTGCGCGGCGCGGTCGTGCGCACCACCGAAAAAGGCGAGCTCATCGTTTCCGTTGCGGTGCCGATCCAGCGCTTCCGCGCCGTGCTCGGCGTGCTGCTGCTCTCGACGCAGGCTGGTGACATCGACAATATCGTTCATGCCGAACGGCTTGCCATCATGCGGGTCTTCGGCGTCGCCACGCTCGTCAACGTGCTGCTTTCCCTGGTGCTGTCGTCGACGATCGCCAATCCGCTGCGCCGGCTTTCGGCTGCGGCGATCCGCGTGCGCCGTGGCGCCAAGACGCGCGAGCAAATTCCGGACTTTTCGGCCCGCCAGGACGAAATCGGTAATCTTTCCATTGCATTGCGCGAGATGACGACTGCGCTTTACGACCGCATCGATGCAATCGAGAGCTTTGCGGCCGATGTCAGCCACGAGCTCAAGAACCCGCTGACCTCGCTGCGCAGCGCCGTCGAAACGCTGCCGCTCGCCAAATCCGAGGATTCCAAGAAACGGCTGCTCGATGTCATCCAGCACGATGTCCGCCGCCTCGATCGCCTGATCAGCGATATATCAGACGCCTCGCGCCTCGACGCCGAACTCGCACGCGTCGATGCCGCTTCCATCGACATGGAGGTGCTGCTGCGCGACCTGATCGATGTATCGCGCCAGATCAGAGGCAGTAAGAAGCAAGTGGAGATCGAATATTCCATCGAGCGCAAGCCGAACGTCAAGACGCGCTTCATCGTCAACGGCCACGACCTGCGCATCGGCCAGATCGTAACGAACCTGATCGAGAACGCCCGGTCCTTCGTGCCTGAAAAGGGCGGCAAGATCACTGTGCGGCTGGTGCGGACGCGATCGCGTTGCGTCACCTATATCGAGGACAACGGCCCCGGCATCCAGGCGGAAAATATCGACCGCATTTTCGAGCGCTTCTATACGGACCGTCCGGAATCGGAAGGCTTCGGCCAGAATTCCGGCCTCGGCCTTTCGATCAGCCGGCAGATCGCCGAAGCCCATGGCGGTTCACTGAGGGCGGAAAACATTGCCGATGCCGAGAGCGGGCATGTGCGCGGCGCGCGCTTCATCCTCGCCCTGCCCCTCGATGCCGCCGCATGA
- a CDS encoding response regulator transcription factor yields MPTIALVDDDRNILTSVSIALEAEGYKVETYTDGASALDGLLARPPQLAIFDIKMPRMDGMELLRRLRQKSDMPVIFLTSKDEEIDELFGLKMGADDFITKPFSQRLLVERVRAVLRRASSREAAAAGGANPAGTPKAGVVQQARSLERGQLVMDQERHTCTWKGEAVTLTVTEFLILHSLAQRPGVVKSRDALMDAAYDEQVYVDDRTIDSHIKRLRKKFKMVDTDFDMIETLYGVGYRFREAA; encoded by the coding sequence ATGCCGACAATCGCGCTCGTTGATGACGACCGCAATATCCTCACCTCGGTGTCGATCGCGCTGGAGGCCGAAGGATATAAGGTCGAGACCTATACGGACGGCGCCTCGGCGCTAGACGGCCTTCTGGCCCGACCGCCGCAGCTTGCGATCTTCGATATCAAAATGCCGCGCATGGACGGCATGGAACTCCTGCGCCGCCTGCGGCAGAAATCGGATATGCCGGTCATCTTCCTCACCTCCAAGGATGAGGAGATCGACGAGCTGTTCGGTTTGAAGATGGGCGCGGACGATTTCATCACCAAGCCTTTCTCGCAGCGCCTGCTGGTCGAGCGCGTGCGCGCCGTCCTGCGTCGCGCCTCGAGCCGCGAAGCCGCGGCCGCCGGCGGCGCGAACCCTGCCGGCACGCCGAAAGCCGGCGTGGTGCAGCAGGCCCGCTCGCTGGAGCGCGGGCAGCTGGTCATGGACCAGGAACGCCATACCTGCACGTGGAAGGGCGAGGCCGTGACGCTGACGGTGACGGAATTCCTGATCCTGCATTCGCTGGCGCAGCGCCCGGGCGTCGTCAAAAGCCGAGATGCATTGATGGATGCGGCCTATGACGAACAGGTCTATGTCGACGACCGGACCATCGACAGCCACATCAAGCGGCTTCGGAAGAAATTCAAGATGGTCGATACCGATTTTGATATGATTGAAACACTCTACGGAGTGGGATACCGCTTCCGCGAAGCAGCCTGA